One genomic region from Sphingobacterium sp. UGAL515B_05 encodes:
- a CDS encoding type 1 glutamine amidotransferase has protein sequence MQIHFIQHEVFEAPGAYLTWAEKQQHSVTFSHVYQQDLLPKEIDSIDVLIIMGGPQSPDSSPSEYPYFDAKAEIAFIRRCIDAGKAVVGICLGAQLIGEALSATYRHSPQKEIGVFPITLTEEGINDSKIAHFGSPLPVGHWHNDMPGLTPESKILASSVGCPRQIVRYTNLVYGFQCHMELTPEVVRLLIAAEEDLFLQSQSFQFVQSPEEIQTYDYREMNSKLHTFLDLLECTYTRSLISK, from the coding sequence ATGCAGATACATTTTATACAACACGAAGTCTTTGAAGCACCCGGGGCCTATTTAACCTGGGCGGAAAAACAACAGCATTCAGTTACTTTCTCCCATGTTTATCAACAGGATCTCCTTCCAAAAGAAATAGATTCCATCGATGTGTTGATCATTATGGGCGGACCTCAAAGCCCAGATTCATCCCCGTCCGAATACCCTTATTTTGACGCTAAGGCCGAAATTGCTTTCATCCGCCGATGTATTGATGCCGGCAAGGCGGTTGTTGGTATATGTCTGGGCGCACAATTGATTGGCGAAGCGCTGTCGGCAACGTACAGACATAGTCCGCAAAAGGAAATTGGGGTTTTCCCCATCACGCTCACAGAGGAAGGAATAAACGACAGCAAAATAGCACATTTTGGCAGCCCATTACCGGTCGGACATTGGCACAACGATATGCCTGGACTTACCCCAGAAAGTAAAATCTTAGCAAGCAGCGTCGGCTGCCCTAGACAAATTGTTCGCTATACAAATCTCGTCTACGGATTTCAATGCCATATGGAACTCACACCTGAAGTCGTCCGGCTTTTGATAGCTGCAGAAGAAGATCTCTTTCTTCAAAGCCAATCGTTCCAATTTGTCCAATCACCTGAAGAAATTCAGACTTATGATTACCGCGAAATGAACAGCAAACTTCATACATTTCTAGATTTACTTGAATGTACATACACGAGAAGTCTAATAAGTAAATGA
- a CDS encoding NAD(P)H-dependent oxidoreductase, with translation MKIFIINGGQKFAHSGGSFNTTITNWTVETLVENGLETRVTNINDDFDPMVEVENFKWADIIVYHFPVWWFQVPNRLKLYIDEVFTAGHNNGIYKNDGRSRKNPAINYGTGGLMHGKKYMVTSSWNAPDTAFTMENEFFDQHSVDAGVLFGFHKMNQFAGLEHLGSFHFHDMEKGASQERVDNYEKEYKQYLEEVFHLETTLN, from the coding sequence ATGAAAATATTTATTATCAACGGCGGACAGAAATTCGCACACTCGGGTGGTTCTTTCAATACCACAATAACAAATTGGACGGTTGAAACATTGGTTGAAAATGGACTTGAAACAAGGGTAACCAATATCAATGATGATTTTGATCCAATGGTTGAAGTTGAAAATTTTAAATGGGCAGACATTATCGTTTACCATTTTCCTGTATGGTGGTTTCAGGTTCCGAACCGTCTGAAGCTGTATATCGATGAGGTTTTTACGGCGGGTCACAACAACGGTATCTATAAAAATGATGGTCGTTCACGTAAGAATCCGGCTATTAATTATGGTACCGGAGGTTTGATGCATGGTAAAAAATACATGGTGACTTCGAGCTGGAATGCTCCTGATACAGCCTTTACAATGGAAAATGAGTTTTTTGATCAGCATTCCGTTGATGCCGGTGTTTTATTCGGTTTTCACAAGATGAATCAGTTTGCAGGATTGGAACATCTGGGAAGCTTCCATTTTCATGATATGGAGAAGGGGGCGTCTCAAGAACGTGTCGACAATTACGAAAAGGAATATAAACAATATTTGGAAGAGGTTTTCCATTTGGAAACTACGTTAAACTAA
- a CDS encoding mechanosensitive ion channel family protein, whose product MRSIYVYFLMTISCLFSASTQLYAQETDSVNKKELDLSSLLNGIRQQQINDSLERVKLQHEIADLKSQNSPKKENLKQQLNEFDEENNLRKQQLKVKVDSIKKNTKRYAVAPFQNTLFYIYNKLGSSLAKDRAYNVVSRIHNLYEDDFVKVDSFKIENNEISADIVYKDLVITSVTELDALLEGKSKEEIAANYLKRIQDSITTERADNSITKLLTRIGLVLLILLVFSILVLLINKLKKYGTQRILKERTQRIKDIKIKNYVLVTSVQKTRMFIHAINILRWGLIVLIAFIMLPIVFSVFPFTQSWASNLIGLFTKPLKTAVLAIWDYIPNLITVFVILVVMRYAVRFIKYIFSEIDKGKLEINGFHRDFAMPTFTIVRFLLQAFTLVLIFPYLPGANSDIFKGISVFIGVLFSLGSSSAISNIIAGLVITYMRPFRIGDRITIADKTGVVIEKSPLVTRLRTIKNEEITIPNSSVLSGNTVNYSTFSEDGICFQVELTVGYEEPWQRIHELLLNIPPRIKRVNLNPAPFVLQKKLDDFYVLYELNVYIAKSAEIELAKSEIFQSILDDFLAAGIEMNGPHIFAKVDHVQQYNPKMPNSSYNN is encoded by the coding sequence ATGAGAAGTATTTACGTTTATTTCTTAATGACCATATCTTGTCTTTTTTCAGCGAGCACACAGCTTTATGCACAAGAAACAGATTCGGTCAATAAAAAAGAATTGGATCTGAGTTCCTTACTGAACGGAATTAGACAACAGCAAATTAATGATTCTCTTGAACGGGTAAAACTTCAGCATGAAATTGCCGATCTTAAAAGTCAAAATAGCCCCAAAAAGGAAAATTTAAAACAGCAGCTGAATGAGTTTGACGAAGAAAATAACCTTCGGAAGCAGCAGCTGAAAGTTAAAGTAGACTCCATCAAAAAAAACACCAAAAGATATGCGGTCGCGCCATTTCAGAATACGCTATTCTATATCTATAATAAACTTGGATCATCATTGGCCAAAGATCGTGCTTACAATGTGGTCAGCAGAATCCATAATCTATACGAAGATGATTTTGTGAAAGTAGATTCGTTTAAAATCGAAAACAACGAAATCAGTGCCGACATCGTATATAAAGATCTCGTCATAACTTCCGTCACTGAACTCGACGCACTACTTGAAGGAAAAAGCAAAGAAGAGATTGCGGCAAACTACCTAAAAAGAATTCAGGATTCAATCACAACGGAACGTGCAGATAACAGCATTACAAAACTTCTTACCCGTATTGGACTTGTATTGCTCATTCTCCTTGTCTTTTCGATATTGGTTCTACTGATAAACAAGTTGAAAAAATATGGTACGCAACGAATTTTGAAGGAAAGAACACAGCGGATAAAAGACATTAAGATCAAAAATTATGTCCTTGTCACTTCGGTACAAAAAACACGGATGTTTATTCATGCAATAAATATCTTACGCTGGGGCCTGATCGTCCTCATTGCCTTTATCATGCTGCCGATTGTCTTCAGTGTTTTTCCATTTACACAGAGTTGGGCATCCAATCTTATTGGACTTTTCACAAAACCCCTGAAGACCGCAGTTTTGGCCATTTGGGATTATATCCCCAATCTGATTACCGTATTTGTCATACTCGTTGTCATGCGGTATGCCGTTCGATTCATAAAGTATATTTTTAGCGAAATTGACAAAGGCAAATTGGAAATTAATGGCTTCCATCGCGATTTTGCCATGCCTACCTTTACTATTGTTCGCTTTCTGCTCCAAGCCTTCACACTGGTGCTCATATTCCCGTATTTACCCGGTGCAAATTCAGATATCTTTAAAGGAATATCCGTATTTATAGGTGTCCTATTTTCTTTAGGATCATCTTCTGCAATTTCCAATATCATAGCGGGACTTGTGATCACTTATATGCGTCCTTTCCGTATCGGAGACCGTATCACTATCGCCGACAAAACAGGCGTTGTTATCGAAAAATCACCACTGGTAACAAGGCTTCGAACGATAAAAAATGAAGAAATTACCATCCCCAATTCGTCGGTACTTTCTGGAAATACCGTCAATTATTCTACCTTCTCAGAAGATGGAATCTGCTTTCAGGTGGAATTGACAGTCGGTTATGAAGAACCTTGGCAACGTATACACGAATTGTTACTGAACATTCCACCCCGAATAAAAAGAGTCAACCTTAACCCCGCGCCATTCGTCTTACAAAAAAAATTAGACGATTTCTATGTCCTCTATGAACTGAATGTGTACATTGCTAAATCAGCGGAAATTGAACTGGCAAAGTCTGAAATTTTTCAATCGATCTTAGATGACTTTCTAGCTGCAGGAATTGAAATGAATGGCCCGCACATATTTGCTAAAGTTGACCATGTACAACAATATAATCCAAAAATGCCCAACAGCTCGTACAATAACTGA
- a CDS encoding GNAT family N-acetyltransferase, whose protein sequence is MEKYELRRLKIGEWQEYKKIRLEALFSTPEVFGSNYQKEAGYSDAEWMALLDNPKCAMFGLYNQGILVGLTGVVLDRADESNAILIASFIQESHRGQGLSRLFYEARIAWARERGCGQITVSHRVGNDASKAANQSFHFKYTQSRDVVWPDGVEAEELIYVLHL, encoded by the coding sequence ATGGAAAAATATGAACTAAGACGTTTAAAAATAGGAGAATGGCAGGAATATAAAAAAATTAGACTGGAGGCCTTATTTTCTACCCCTGAGGTTTTTGGTAGCAACTATCAAAAAGAAGCAGGGTACAGTGATGCAGAATGGATGGCCTTGCTGGATAATCCCAAATGTGCGATGTTCGGCTTGTATAACCAGGGAATATTGGTCGGGCTGACTGGTGTTGTATTGGATAGGGCAGATGAGTCAAACGCGATTTTGATCGCTTCTTTCATTCAGGAAAGTCATAGAGGCCAGGGTTTATCCCGTTTGTTTTATGAAGCGCGTATCGCATGGGCACGTGAGCGTGGGTGTGGCCAGATTACGGTATCCCATCGGGTGGGGAACGATGCGTCGAAAGCAGCGAATCAGTCATTTCATTTTAAATACACGCAATCCAGGGATGTCGTTTGGCCTGACGGAGTCGAAGCCGAAGAGCTAATCTATGTTTTACATCTTTAG
- a CDS encoding DUF1062 domain-containing protein: MNAQKKNIDVWLIYRCIKCDNTYNMTIISRASPESINKELFHRFQENNRELAWQYAFSTEIRKKNNVEADFDTIKYEIQYEQRFMENLHSTNQDTISFKVVYAFSFQLKLATVIRNCLKLSSRQLDRLITMQAITVHGKFLEKKHRIKHEDIVKISCEALKRITR, translated from the coding sequence ATGAATGCACAGAAAAAAAATATCGACGTTTGGTTGATTTATAGATGTATCAAATGTGATAACACCTACAATATGACCATTATTTCCCGTGCCAGCCCCGAATCCATCAATAAGGAACTGTTTCATAGATTTCAGGAAAACAACAGGGAGCTAGCATGGCAATACGCTTTTTCAACAGAAATCAGAAAAAAGAACAATGTTGAAGCAGATTTCGATACCATCAAATATGAAATACAGTATGAACAGCGGTTCATGGAAAATTTGCACAGCACAAACCAAGACACCATATCCTTCAAAGTCGTCTATGCATTCAGCTTTCAGCTCAAACTAGCCACCGTCATTCGTAACTGTTTAAAACTATCATCCAGGCAGCTTGACCGACTCATCACTATGCAGGCAATTACTGTACATGGAAAATTTCTAGAAAAAAAACATCGCATCAAACATGAGGATATTGTGAAAATATCATGCGAAGCATTGAAACGCATAACCCGATAA
- a CDS encoding glutaminase domain-containing protein, whose amino-acid sequence MNKLGKIGLCVIVACVSTVLDGHGQERKAPAYPLITHNPNFSIWSMTDQLHASTTKHWTDADHSLLGLIDVDGNIYRFLGKEEPSYAVILPTSEDKSYTVQYTESKPQGSWESSAYNTNTWKSGLAPIGDDAQQVKTLWKSDDIWVRREFSVTDPKGINELFLKLNHDDNIDVFLNGKKVYEKVGWTNSFQYLPIDKANLKAGQNHIAIHLKNSAGGRYLDFGLVDRLKERGPKIQEALQKDVEITATRTVYNFQAGKVDLKLSFTSPLLMDDLNLLARPVSYITYNVKANDGKQHAVKVFLSASTNIAVYKPSQEVTADKYETAKLSVLKAGTVEQPILQKGADDMRIDWGYFYVASPKRDKTQQFISPRGGAVDAFRKGTTTAAKTVKGTSLALNTVIPFGNVGAKAEERFVEVGYDEIYAIQYFKNNLRPWWNNSGKETMENQLTLAADEYRNVLDKCVAFDKAVYADALKSGGKEYAHLSVLAYRQSIAAHTLVKSPQNELLWLSKENNSGGFINTVDVTYPSAPLYLIYNPELLKGMLTGIFYFSESGKYPYPWAAHDLGTYPLANGQTYGEPMPVEESGNMIILTAAIAKVQGNGDYARKHWKTLTTWVDYLVKDGFDPKTQLCTDDFAGHLARNANLSVKAIVGIACYAQLAEAIGETAIAKKYRAIAEEMVPKWMEMADAGDHYALTFDDKNTWSQKYNLIWDKVLGLNLFPQKVYDTEIKYYLTKQNRFGIPLDSRKAYTKNDWILWTASFAPSKEAFEALVKPVYNHAIQTESRVPLNDFYDSTTGIRENFKARSVVGGFYMKLLADIMKQK is encoded by the coding sequence ATGAACAAACTTGGGAAGATAGGTCTCTGTGTTATTGTGGCCTGTGTTTCCACTGTTTTAGATGGACACGGCCAAGAACGTAAAGCTCCGGCTTATCCATTGATTACGCACAACCCCAATTTTAGTATATGGTCCATGACGGATCAGCTTCATGCGTCGACAACGAAACACTGGACAGACGCTGATCACTCGCTGTTGGGCTTAATTGATGTTGATGGTAATATTTATCGTTTTCTTGGCAAAGAAGAGCCTAGTTATGCGGTTATTCTACCGACTTCGGAAGATAAATCTTATACGGTACAATATACTGAATCAAAACCTCAAGGCAGCTGGGAGTCTTCCGCTTATAATACGAATACGTGGAAATCAGGACTTGCACCCATCGGTGATGATGCACAACAGGTAAAGACGCTTTGGAAATCGGACGATATCTGGGTGAGACGTGAGTTTTCCGTAACGGATCCGAAGGGCATCAATGAGCTGTTTTTAAAACTCAATCATGATGATAATATAGACGTATTTTTGAATGGGAAGAAGGTTTACGAAAAGGTAGGTTGGACTAACAGCTTTCAATATTTACCGATTGACAAGGCGAATTTGAAGGCCGGGCAAAATCATATTGCCATCCATTTGAAGAATAGTGCTGGCGGTCGTTACCTGGATTTTGGCTTGGTCGACAGGCTTAAAGAGCGTGGACCGAAAATTCAGGAAGCCTTGCAAAAAGATGTGGAAATAACAGCGACGCGTACGGTCTATAATTTTCAGGCCGGTAAGGTGGATCTGAAACTAAGCTTTACGTCGCCTTTGCTTATGGATGATCTGAATTTATTGGCCCGACCGGTGAGCTATATCACGTATAACGTAAAAGCAAACGATGGCAAGCAACATGCTGTTAAAGTTTTTCTAAGTGCATCCACAAATATTGCGGTGTATAAGCCTTCACAGGAAGTAACCGCCGATAAATATGAAACGGCAAAATTGTCGGTACTAAAAGCGGGAACGGTCGAACAGCCTATTTTGCAGAAAGGTGCCGATGATATGCGGATAGACTGGGGGTATTTTTATGTTGCTTCACCAAAGCGGGATAAAACGCAACAGTTTATTAGTCCGAGGGGCGGAGCCGTCGACGCCTTTAGAAAGGGAACAACGACCGCTGCAAAAACTGTTAAGGGTACCTCACTTGCGCTGAACACGGTCATTCCATTTGGCAATGTGGGTGCGAAAGCGGAGGAGCGTTTTGTTGAGGTAGGATACGATGAAATTTATGCGATTCAGTATTTCAAAAATAACCTGCGACCATGGTGGAACAATTCTGGTAAAGAAACAATGGAAAATCAGCTGACTTTGGCTGCAGATGAGTATCGTAATGTGCTCGATAAGTGCGTAGCATTCGACAAAGCTGTATATGCAGATGCATTAAAATCGGGTGGAAAAGAATATGCACATCTTAGTGTGCTAGCTTATCGCCAAAGTATAGCAGCACATACCTTGGTGAAAAGTCCACAAAATGAACTGCTATGGCTTTCCAAAGAAAATAATAGTGGTGGTTTTATCAATACGGTGGATGTCACTTATCCTTCAGCACCATTGTATTTGATCTATAATCCGGAGCTGTTGAAAGGGATGTTAACTGGAATATTTTATTTTAGCGAAAGCGGTAAATACCCCTATCCTTGGGCGGCTCACGATTTGGGTACGTATCCATTGGCCAATGGTCAAACCTATGGCGAGCCTATGCCTGTGGAGGAATCGGGCAATATGATTATTTTAACTGCGGCAATCGCGAAAGTGCAAGGGAATGGGGACTATGCGAGGAAGCATTGGAAAACATTGACAACTTGGGTAGATTATCTCGTTAAAGATGGCTTTGACCCTAAAACGCAGCTCTGTACAGACGATTTTGCTGGTCATCTTGCACGAAATGCCAATTTATCTGTTAAAGCTATTGTGGGTATTGCCTGTTATGCGCAGCTAGCGGAGGCCATTGGTGAAACTGCAATCGCAAAAAAATACCGTGCAATTGCGGAGGAAATGGTTCCGAAATGGATGGAAATGGCAGATGCGGGCGACCATTACGCGCTGACATTTGACGATAAAAATACCTGGAGTCAAAAATATAATTTGATCTGGGACAAAGTGTTGGGATTGAATCTGTTTCCGCAAAAAGTGTATGATACGGAAATTAAGTATTACCTGACCAAGCAAAATAGATTCGGCATACCATTGGATAGCCGTAAGGCCTACACCAAAAATGACTGGATTCTTTGGACAGCATCATTTGCTCCGTCAAAAGAAGCATTTGAAGCTTTGGTGAAACCAGTCTATAATCATGCGATTCAAACGGAATCCCGTGTCCCATTAAATGATTTTTATGATTCGACTACAGGGATCCGTGAAAACTTTAAGGCGCGTAGTGTTGTTGGAGGTTTTTACATGAAACTTTTAGCGGATATAATGAAACAAAAATAA
- a CDS encoding LysR family transcriptional regulator, translated as MKWNLEWLRTFKAIYETGTLSAAAQELFISQPGVSLHLNSLEAFTGHKLFDRSARRMVPTEKGKILYNYVIDPLKKLETGEQHFHKRALDERVTISIGMCFETFQYTLEEHIAQLPFNLIIKFGEYPQMQQDLDNGLLDLIITPQKGNQQNLQYEAFSKERIVLIAGCQTDTSTLESLLSDNKIKEAAQLLKKQLWYSTAADMDHLKNYWSTHFGEHPDFSPNYIVPNISSIIRCLSNNTGFSIVPDFLCAEALASGKIKLIWEGTSPVENILYFGTRKKTMYQEEISQLETLLKEKW; from the coding sequence ATGAAATGGAACTTAGAATGGCTTCGTACATTTAAGGCAATCTATGAAACCGGAACATTATCTGCAGCTGCACAGGAATTGTTTATTTCTCAACCTGGTGTCAGCCTACATCTGAATTCCCTGGAAGCCTTTACCGGACACAAGCTTTTTGATCGATCTGCGCGAAGAATGGTGCCGACCGAAAAGGGGAAAATCTTGTACAACTATGTTATTGACCCACTTAAAAAACTAGAAACCGGTGAACAGCATTTTCACAAGCGTGCATTGGACGAACGTGTCACAATCAGTATCGGAATGTGTTTTGAGACCTTTCAATACACATTGGAAGAACATATTGCACAGCTCCCCTTTAATTTAATTATCAAATTTGGAGAATATCCTCAGATGCAGCAGGATCTTGATAATGGTTTATTGGATCTTATTATTACACCTCAAAAAGGAAACCAGCAGAATCTACAATACGAAGCTTTCTCAAAAGAGCGCATTGTCTTGATTGCAGGGTGTCAGACCGACACATCCACACTCGAGTCACTACTGAGCGACAATAAAATTAAGGAAGCAGCCCAGCTTCTAAAAAAACAATTGTGGTATAGCACGGCTGCCGATATGGATCATTTAAAAAACTATTGGTCGACACACTTTGGCGAACATCCGGACTTCAGCCCCAATTATATCGTTCCAAATATCAGTTCAATTATACGTTGCTTGAGCAACAATACTGGCTTTTCCATTGTTCCCGACTTCCTTTGTGCCGAAGCACTTGCATCCGGAAAAATAAAACTAATCTGGGAAGGGACTTCTCCCGTGGAGAATATACTTTACTTTGGAACGAGAAAGAAAACCATGTATCAGGAAGAAATTAGTCAATTGGAAACGCTGTTAAAAGAGAAATGGTAG
- a CDS encoding YggS family pyridoxal phosphate-dependent enzyme gives MHEFIAENIQVIQQRIDEACKANRRDPREVKLLLATKTVPAERIEIALQTGQTLIAENKVQELKDKFEYLNAVPHVNHFIGHLQTNKIKDLLKCNVSCIHSIDRIDLAEKLHQRLLKEDKTMEVLIQVNTSFEESKYGAAPGEVIGLVQQIATLSTLKIKGLMTIGILSAEAEQVRACFKLLKQIQQQLIAIAIPGVSMQELSMGMSGDLEIAIAEGATIVRVGTAIFGQRPTPDSYYWNENL, from the coding sequence ATGCATGAGTTTATAGCAGAAAATATACAGGTCATACAACAACGCATAGACGAAGCCTGCAAAGCAAACCGTCGCGATCCCCGCGAAGTAAAATTATTGCTGGCCACTAAAACCGTACCTGCCGAACGTATCGAAATCGCACTACAAACTGGTCAAACTTTAATTGCTGAAAATAAAGTGCAGGAACTGAAAGACAAATTTGAGTATTTAAACGCTGTTCCCCATGTCAATCATTTTATTGGTCATCTTCAAACCAATAAGATCAAGGATCTGCTCAAATGCAACGTATCCTGCATCCATTCGATCGATCGTATAGATCTCGCCGAAAAATTGCATCAGCGACTTTTAAAAGAAGATAAAACCATGGAAGTGCTCATCCAGGTAAATACTTCCTTCGAAGAGAGCAAGTACGGCGCTGCGCCAGGGGAAGTGATCGGCCTGGTTCAGCAAATAGCAACATTAAGCACACTAAAGATTAAAGGACTGATGACTATCGGTATATTGAGTGCCGAGGCCGAACAGGTACGTGCCTGTTTTAAATTGCTCAAACAAATTCAACAACAGCTTATAGCCATAGCTATCCCCGGTGTATCGATGCAAGAATTGTCGATGGGCATGAGCGGAGATTTAGAGATAGCGATAGCGGAAGGTGCTACGATTGTCAGGGTAGGCACAGCAATTTTTGGACAACGCCCAACACCAGATAGTTATTACTGGAATGAGAACCTATAA
- a CDS encoding putative quinol monooxygenase, which produces MKVYLTAILKAVPAHREEVLALLLEMVEASRNEAACIQYDLHQVNSDENQFIFYEIWEDQAGLDAHNQQPYIVAFGKVAGEKLQEAPQIILMNKIA; this is translated from the coding sequence ATGAAGGTATATTTAACCGCAATTTTAAAGGCAGTTCCCGCACATCGGGAAGAAGTATTGGCATTATTGTTAGAAATGGTCGAAGCAAGTAGAAATGAAGCAGCTTGTATACAGTACGATCTGCATCAGGTAAACAGTGATGAAAACCAGTTTATATTTTATGAAATCTGGGAAGATCAGGCGGGCTTGGATGCGCATAATCAACAACCTTATATTGTCGCATTCGGAAAAGTTGCCGGTGAAAAATTGCAGGAAGCGCCTCAAATTATATTAATGAATAAAATCGCTTAA
- a CDS encoding GNAT family N-acetyltransferase — protein MNTHTDIAITQVKLTDIDLLQQIGKATFIQTFSDTNTEENMKTYLAEGFSKEKLLSELCDNESEFYFAVLKNDVIGYLKVNTGQAQTEQQCPQALEIERIYVLQEFQGRKVGQLLFEKALALAQIKAASFIWLGVWEKKLAGNQFLSEKWFCRIRPAYFSTG, from the coding sequence ATGAACACACACACTGACATAGCAATCACACAGGTAAAACTAACAGATATTGACCTGCTGCAGCAAATAGGAAAAGCAACATTTATTCAGACCTTTTCAGACACGAACACCGAAGAAAATATGAAGACCTATCTGGCCGAAGGTTTTTCAAAGGAAAAATTATTGTCCGAGCTCTGCGATAACGAATCTGAATTTTACTTCGCTGTCTTAAAAAATGATGTTATTGGCTACCTAAAAGTAAATACCGGCCAGGCCCAGACCGAACAACAGTGCCCCCAGGCATTAGAAATTGAACGCATCTATGTATTACAGGAATTTCAGGGTAGAAAAGTGGGGCAGTTATTGTTTGAAAAAGCACTAGCCTTAGCCCAAATAAAAGCAGCTTCATTTATCTGGCTTGGTGTTTGGGAAAAAAAACTTGCGGGCAATCAATTTTTATCAGAAAAATGGTTTTGTCGCATTCGACCAGCATATTTTTCAACTGGGTGA